Proteins encoded by one window of Dialister pneumosintes:
- a CDS encoding NUDIX hydrolase — MSIEKEKRIHRKSVFNGHLVQVYLDEVQLAGKLAQREVVLHQDACAIIPVTADRQVLFVEQYRYAIEQVLLELPAGKVDFGEEADACAKRELEEETGYIGDLIPIGAVYTSPGFCNELIHLYIAKNLVKTKQHLDEGEFLNVVSIPLEEIWKLIKQGQITDAKTLAAFTLAKEHL; from the coding sequence ATGAGCATTGAGAAGGAAAAACGAATTCATCGAAAAAGCGTGTTTAACGGGCATCTTGTTCAAGTTTATTTGGATGAGGTTCAGCTTGCAGGAAAGTTGGCACAAAGAGAAGTGGTTCTTCATCAAGATGCATGTGCAATTATCCCTGTTACTGCTGATAGGCAAGTATTGTTTGTAGAACAATATCGGTATGCTATTGAACAAGTATTATTAGAATTGCCTGCCGGAAAAGTTGATTTCGGTGAAGAGGCGGATGCTTGTGCAAAAAGAGAGTTAGAAGAAGAAACCGGTTATATTGGAGATTTAATTCCTATAGGAGCTGTCTATACTTCACCGGGATTCTGTAATGAGTTAATTCATTTGTATATAGCTAAAAATCTTGTGAAAACAAAACAGCATTTGGATGAAGGCGAATTTCTCAATGTAGTTTCCATTCCTTTAGAAGAGATATGGAAATTGATTAAACAAGGACAAATTACAGATGCTAAAACCTTAGCTGCTTTTACCTTAGCCAAGGAGCATTTATGA
- the dut gene encoding dUTP diphosphatase encodes MSKQRGFEIISSFEDKNVCLPERKTAKSAGYDIESAVDIEVPAKQVTIVPTGLKAYMNSDEYLAIHIRSSMGIKHGIMLANSTGIIDSDYYNNPDNEGHIMVALYNSTDKAFKIHVGDRIAQGIFVKYLKADDDSATGVREGGIGSTGV; translated from the coding sequence ATGAGTAAGCAACGTGGGTTTGAAATAATATCCTCTTTTGAAGATAAGAATGTTTGTTTACCGGAACGTAAAACTGCTAAAAGTGCAGGTTATGATATTGAAAGTGCTGTCGATATAGAAGTACCGGCTAAGCAGGTAACTATTGTACCTACCGGGCTTAAAGCGTATATGAACAGTGATGAATATCTGGCTATTCATATTCGTTCCAGTATGGGGATTAAACATGGAATAATGCTTGCTAATAGTACCGGTATTATTGATTCTGATTACTATAATAATCCTGATAATGAAGGACATATCATGGTAGCACTATATAACTCCACTGATAAGGCTTTTAAAATACATGTCGGGGATCGTATTGCACAAGGAATTTTTGTAAAATATCTAAAAGCAGATGATGATAGTGCAACCGGAGTACGTGAGGGCGGAATCGGTAGCACAGGAGTTTAA
- a CDS encoding polyribonucleotide nucleotidyltransferase, translating into MFRSFEMELAGRKLIVETGKMAKQASGSVLIKYGDTAVLVASTMSKEAREGTDFFPLTVDYEEKMYAVGKMPGGFLRREGRPGNSAILNARLIDRPIRPLFDKRCRHDVHVVSTVLSVDYDNAPELCGMLGASISLAISDTPWEGPIAGVRVGCINGQYVINPTQEQLTHSTLNVTVAGSENAILMVEGGAEEVPEDKILDAIMFGHETIKKLIAFQKTIIAEVGKPKLIMEFPEIPKDIETAIRNYAEVRLKEAIFNPDKLTREAHMAEVKKAAEEHFKEIYPENEKDVITCLDQLTKEIVRHMISVDKIRPDGRALDEIRPITCEVGLLSRTHGSALFTRGQTQALTITTLAPMSETQIIDDLTLVEEKRYIHQYNFPGYSVGEARGSRGPGRREIGHGALAERALIPVIPSVEEFPYAIRVVSEILESNGSSSQASVCGSTLSLMNAGVPIKAPVAGIAMGLVKDGEHFTILTDIQGMEDALGDMDFKVAGTATGVTAIQMDIKIHGLSREILISALEQAKKGRMFILGKMAECITTPSAHLSDYAPKIITLSIPVDKIRDVIGTGGKVINKIIADTGVTIDIEEDGRVYIASTDEAAANKAKKIVEDLTREVAVGETYLGKVTRLMKFGAFVEILPGKEGLVHVSQLAMQRVEKPEDVVHEGDEIMVKVVEIDDKGRINLSRKVLLVEKNKK; encoded by the coding sequence ATGTTCAGAAGTTTTGAAATGGAGCTTGCCGGCCGTAAGTTAATTGTAGAAACCGGTAAAATGGCAAAGCAAGCAAGTGGTTCTGTATTAATAAAATATGGAGACACTGCTGTATTAGTAGCATCTACCATGAGTAAAGAAGCAAGGGAAGGAACTGATTTTTTCCCTTTAACGGTTGATTATGAAGAAAAAATGTATGCGGTAGGGAAAATGCCGGGCGGATTTTTACGTAGAGAAGGGCGTCCGGGGAATTCTGCTATTTTGAATGCAAGACTTATTGATCGTCCTATTCGTCCTTTATTTGATAAAAGATGTCGTCATGATGTACATGTAGTTTCTACTGTATTATCTGTAGATTATGATAATGCTCCTGAATTGTGCGGTATGTTAGGTGCATCTATTTCTCTTGCAATTTCTGATACTCCATGGGAAGGGCCTATTGCAGGTGTGCGTGTCGGTTGTATAAATGGTCAATATGTCATTAATCCGACACAAGAACAGTTGACACATTCTACCTTAAATGTAACCGTTGCCGGTTCTGAAAATGCGATTCTTATGGTAGAAGGCGGAGCGGAAGAAGTACCGGAAGATAAGATTCTGGATGCTATTATGTTTGGTCATGAAACTATTAAAAAATTAATTGCTTTCCAGAAAACGATTATTGCAGAAGTAGGGAAGCCTAAGTTGATTATGGAATTCCCTGAAATACCGAAAGACATTGAAACTGCTATTCGTAATTATGCGGAAGTACGTTTAAAAGAGGCTATATTCAATCCGGATAAACTTACTCGTGAAGCACATATGGCTGAAGTAAAGAAAGCAGCAGAAGAACATTTCAAGGAAATTTACCCGGAAAATGAAAAAGATGTTATTACTTGTTTAGATCAGTTAACGAAGGAAATTGTTCGCCATATGATTTCCGTGGATAAGATTCGTCCGGATGGACGAGCATTGGATGAAATTCGTCCAATTACTTGTGAAGTAGGTCTTTTATCACGTACACACGGTTCTGCTCTATTCACACGTGGACAGACACAGGCGTTGACGATTACTACTTTAGCTCCTATGTCTGAAACTCAAATTATTGATGATTTAACTTTAGTTGAAGAAAAAAGATACATACATCAATACAATTTCCCCGGATATAGTGTAGGGGAAGCTAGAGGATCCAGAGGACCGGGGCGTAGAGAGATTGGACATGGTGCTTTAGCAGAAAGAGCTCTTATACCGGTAATTCCTTCTGTAGAAGAATTCCCTTATGCTATTCGTGTTGTTTCTGAGATTTTGGAATCTAACGGGTCTTCTTCACAGGCATCTGTATGTGGAAGTACGTTATCTTTGATGAATGCAGGCGTTCCCATTAAAGCACCGGTAGCAGGTATTGCTATGGGCTTGGTTAAAGATGGGGAGCATTTTACCATTTTAACCGATATTCAGGGAATGGAAGATGCTCTTGGAGATATGGATTTCAAAGTGGCAGGTACAGCAACCGGTGTTACTGCTATTCAGATGGATATTAAAATTCATGGACTTTCCAGAGAAATTCTTATATCTGCTTTAGAACAAGCGAAAAAAGGACGTATGTTTATTCTTGGGAAGATGGCAGAATGTATTACTACACCTTCTGCACATTTATCTGATTATGCACCGAAGATTATTACCTTATCTATTCCGGTAGATAAGATTCGTGATGTTATAGGTACCGGAGGCAAGGTTATCAATAAGATTATTGCGGATACCGGTGTTACTATTGATATTGAAGAAGACGGTCGTGTATATATCGCATCAACGGACGAAGCGGCGGCTAATAAGGCGAAGAAAATTGTAGAAGACCTTACTCGTGAGGTTGCCGTTGGAGAAACTTATCTTGGTAAGGTAACACGCTTGATGAAGTTTGGGGCATTTGTTGAAATTCTTCCTGGTAAAGAAGGTCTTGTTCATGTATCGCAACTTGCTATGCAACGTGTAGAAAAGCCGGAAGATGTGGTTCATGAAGGCGATGAAATTATGGTTAAGGTTGTAGAAATTGATGATAAAGGACGTATTAATCTTTCTAGAAAAGTATTGCTTGTGGAGAAGAATAAAAAATGA
- a CDS encoding lactate/malate family dehydrogenase has protein sequence MRVLGIIGAGHVGSHIAYAAGLLHAADVIKICDINEEVVRSQVQDLNDATKYMPGKVRFEQATYAELGDCGVLINTAGKASMSAASRDDELIFTARLILSCIKKVQDSGFKGIFINVANPCDVITQLVVENGKLGKGRVFGTGTSLDSARLSSYLSTATGLEHNSFDAIVMGEHGDSQMIPWSHIQFMGQPLDAIEKQWGISLNREDVVEQVMNTARKIYKGKGCTEYGIGAVTASIAKSIFADEKKIFVLSVPLHGEYGESDVCAGVPVVIGKDGIEKVIELQLTEEEQKLFASSCKKIKDGITIAHQLMKA, from the coding sequence ATGAGGGTATTAGGAATTATTGGTGCAGGTCATGTAGGTTCACATATTGCATATGCAGCCGGATTGCTGCATGCAGCAGATGTTATTAAAATATGTGATATTAACGAAGAGGTAGTTCGTAGTCAAGTACAAGATTTAAATGATGCGACAAAATATATGCCGGGGAAAGTGCGTTTTGAACAAGCAACTTATGCGGAATTAGGTGATTGTGGCGTATTAATTAATACGGCAGGAAAAGCAAGTATGAGTGCTGCTAGTAGAGATGATGAACTCATTTTTACTGCACGCTTAATATTATCTTGTATTAAAAAAGTACAGGATAGCGGATTTAAAGGAATTTTTATCAATGTGGCGAATCCTTGCGATGTCATTACACAATTGGTTGTTGAAAATGGTAAGTTGGGTAAAGGCCGAGTATTTGGTACAGGAACAAGTCTTGATTCTGCCAGACTTTCCTCCTATCTTTCTACCGCTACCGGGTTAGAACACAATTCTTTTGATGCTATCGTTATGGGAGAACATGGGGATAGCCAAATGATTCCTTGGTCACACATTCAATTTATGGGACAACCTTTAGATGCTATAGAAAAACAATGGGGAATTTCTCTTAATCGTGAAGATGTGGTAGAACAAGTTATGAATACCGCAAGAAAAATATATAAAGGGAAAGGCTGTACAGAATATGGAATAGGCGCAGTTACCGCTTCCATTGCAAAATCCATATTTGCGGATGAAAAGAAAATTTTTGTGTTGAGTGTTCCATTGCATGGTGAATATGGAGAAAGTGATGTTTGTGCAGGAGTTCCTGTTGTTATTGGAAAAGATGGAATTGAAAAGGTTATTGAACTTCAACTTACGGAAGAAGAACAAAAACTTTTTGCATCCAGTTGTAAAAAAATTAAAGATGGAATTACAATAGCTCATCAACTTATGAAAGCGTAA
- the rpsO gene encoding 30S ribosomal protein S15 → MLTVEQKKEIIAKYAVHEGDTGSPEVQIAMLSERVALLTEHLKSHKKDHHSRRGLLKLVGQRRRLLEYLRKKDINRYRTLGEKLGLRIK, encoded by the coding sequence ATGTTAACAGTAGAACAGAAAAAAGAAATTATTGCTAAATATGCAGTACATGAAGGGGATACAGGATCTCCCGAAGTACAGATTGCTATGCTTTCTGAAAGAGTAGCACTTCTTACTGAACACTTGAAGTCCCACAAGAAGGATCATCACTCTCGTCGTGGTCTTTTAAAATTGGTTGGTCAACGTAGACGCCTTCTTGAATATCTTCGTAAGAAGGATATTAACCGTTACAGAACTCTTGGTGAAAAGCTCGGACTTCGTATCAAGTAA
- the rpmF gene encoding 50S ribosomal protein L32 yields the protein MPSPKRKHSKSRRDKRRANWKLTIPGLVECPQCHTLIKPHRVCPECGFYKGKSVVAANAAE from the coding sequence ATGCCAAGTCCAAAGAGAAAACATTCCAAGTCTCGCCGTGATAAGAGACGTGCTAATTGGAAATTGACAATTCCAGGATTGGTGGAATGTCCACAGTGTCATACATTAATTAAGCCTCATAGAGTTTGTCCAGAATGCGGTTTCTACAAAGGAAAGTCCGTTGTGGCAGCTAATGCAGCAGAATAA
- a CDS encoding PadR family transcriptional regulator, with the protein MQNTKDSLYVGEEYWKQHIDELVTKNQWKRLLTATFILELLLESDSYGNKLEKDIHARTKKIYKPNPNELYPVLRLMEERGFVKSQWDSPDKRSKRIYQIMDTGREAYPYMKDKVLEWVERFEKFITAVRDAFSK; encoded by the coding sequence ATGCAAAATACAAAAGATTCTCTATATGTAGGAGAAGAGTATTGGAAGCAGCATATTGATGAGCTAGTGACTAAAAACCAATGGAAGAGATTGTTGACAGCAACTTTTATATTGGAACTTCTTTTAGAGTCAGATAGCTATGGTAATAAATTAGAAAAAGATATTCACGCAAGAACTAAAAAGATTTATAAGCCGAATCCAAATGAGCTATATCCGGTGTTACGTCTTATGGAAGAACGAGGTTTCGTAAAGAGTCAGTGGGACAGCCCGGATAAGAGAAGCAAACGAATTTATCAAATTATGGATACAGGTCGTGAAGCTTATCCGTACATGAAGGATAAAGTATTAGAATGGGTTGAACGTTTTGAAAAATTCATAACTGCAGTACGTGATGCATTCAGTAAATAA
- the uvrC gene encoding excinuclease ABC subunit UvrC gives MDVNDKIRAKVETLPTTPGVYRWIDKNGKVIYVGKAVNLRNRVRSYIRVDKNRSPKVAAMLRHADDLDITMTKTEMEALILECNLIKELHPKYNISLRDDKTYPYVKITHEKWPRIFVTRNVRRNDAATYYGPFTDVGGLRKALRFIERRFPIRTCRSMKVDRPCLQYHLGLCTAPCCNKVSHEQYMADVEAICDIFEGKNTSLIQDLEKEMLVASADMAYEKAALLRDQLVAVKSIQQKQNIVAKEGEFDVIGLARDGEHAGIEIFYVRYGKMIGKENFNIPESQSESNETIISAFIKDFYGGNSLQIPKSILVPFLPLDADLLENWISGKRGSQVSIVVPERGFKRRIKDMAQENAEKYIKDKKLQWTYQDAREQGALKKLQKLLSLPRLPERMECFDISHNQGAETTGSMVVFEHGRPAKREYRKFKLQITQGKPDDFKSMAEVMQRRYGKEKSWTMPDLIVLDGGLGQMNAALPVIRGCGVDAPVIGLAKRMEEIYIEESDTPILLDVHEPALQLLQHIRDEAHRFVISYHRNWMRKRNTGSILEHIEGIGPVRRKALWRAFRSLDDMKKASIDELLQVQGMNRKVAENIYNFFRLRKDKKQMIIYETERNDRKDDKKSHI, from the coding sequence ATGGATGTAAATGACAAAATACGTGCGAAGGTAGAAACGTTACCGACTACTCCCGGCGTATATCGATGGATTGATAAAAACGGTAAAGTCATTTATGTAGGGAAAGCAGTCAATCTGAGAAATCGTGTTCGTTCTTATATAAGAGTCGATAAGAACAGGTCTCCTAAGGTCGCTGCCATGCTTCGTCATGCGGATGATTTGGATATTACGATGACGAAAACCGAAATGGAAGCATTAATTCTTGAATGCAATCTTATAAAAGAATTGCATCCTAAGTACAATATCTCCCTTCGAGATGATAAAACATATCCTTATGTAAAAATAACTCATGAAAAATGGCCTCGTATCTTTGTTACTCGCAATGTACGTAGAAATGATGCGGCTACTTATTATGGTCCTTTTACCGATGTAGGAGGTTTGCGTAAAGCACTTCGTTTCATAGAACGTCGATTTCCTATAAGGACATGTCGCTCTATGAAAGTGGACAGGCCTTGTCTTCAATATCATCTGGGGCTTTGTACAGCTCCTTGTTGTAATAAGGTTTCTCATGAACAATATATGGCAGATGTAGAAGCAATTTGTGATATTTTTGAAGGTAAGAATACTTCTTTAATACAAGATTTAGAAAAAGAAATGTTAGTAGCTTCGGCAGATATGGCTTATGAAAAGGCGGCTTTATTACGTGATCAATTAGTAGCTGTTAAAAGTATTCAGCAAAAACAAAATATTGTTGCTAAAGAAGGCGAATTTGATGTTATTGGATTGGCACGTGATGGTGAACACGCCGGTATTGAGATTTTTTATGTGCGTTATGGGAAAATGATTGGTAAAGAGAATTTTAATATTCCGGAAAGTCAGTCTGAAAGTAATGAAACTATTATTTCTGCTTTTATCAAAGATTTTTATGGCGGAAATTCTTTGCAAATCCCTAAAAGTATATTAGTTCCTTTTTTACCGCTAGATGCGGATTTATTAGAAAACTGGATTTCAGGAAAACGAGGAAGTCAGGTATCCATTGTGGTGCCGGAGCGAGGATTTAAACGACGGATTAAAGATATGGCACAAGAAAATGCAGAAAAGTATATAAAAGATAAGAAATTACAGTGGACTTATCAAGATGCGAGAGAGCAAGGAGCTTTGAAAAAATTACAAAAACTTCTTTCTTTACCAAGATTGCCGGAACGGATGGAGTGTTTTGATATATCACACAATCAAGGAGCAGAGACTACCGGTTCTATGGTTGTATTTGAGCACGGACGTCCTGCTAAAAGAGAATATCGAAAATTTAAGTTGCAAATCACACAAGGAAAACCGGACGATTTTAAGTCGATGGCAGAAGTCATGCAACGTCGCTATGGGAAAGAAAAATCATGGACTATGCCGGATCTTATTGTATTAGATGGTGGATTGGGGCAAATGAATGCTGCATTACCGGTTATTCGTGGTTGTGGGGTGGATGCTCCTGTTATCGGATTGGCAAAACGTATGGAAGAGATTTATATAGAAGAAAGCGATACTCCTATTTTACTTGATGTACATGAACCGGCATTGCAGCTCCTTCAACATATTCGAGATGAGGCACATCGCTTTGTTATTTCTTATCATCGAAATTGGATGCGAAAGAGGAATACCGGTTCTATTTTAGAACATATAGAAGGGATAGGGCCTGTTCGTAGAAAGGCTTTATGGAGAGCTTTTCGTTCTTTGGATGATATGAAAAAAGCAAGCATCGATGAGCTGTTACAAGTACAAGGAATGAATAGAAAAGTAGCAGAAAATATATATAATTTTTTTAGGTTGAGAAAAGATAAAAAGCAGATGATTATATATGAAACAGAACGAAATGATAGGAAGGATGATAAAAAGTCTCATATATGA